The Branchiostoma floridae strain S238N-H82 chromosome 10, Bfl_VNyyK, whole genome shotgun sequence genome has a segment encoding these proteins:
- the LOC118424915 gene encoding vitamin D3 hydroxylase-associated protein-like, which yields MQIETMVETRTVFVSGPLIHNLNTYNNNMRFDLCERVNSVAQGMVTTLGVTKYLETPAGEDAVIVQVLKKQGAVPFVRTNIPQSLLSYSCSNPVFGNTVNPLDPERTSGGSSGGEAALIKAGGSVLGLGSDGLGSVRIPAHFCGICALKPTGLRISDRGLLKGTPGIQGVIAAPGLLARDVDSLALGLKALLVPDMFQLDPRVAPIPFQQEVGLITIQINL from the exons atgcaaatcgaaacaatggtcgagacaaggactgttttcgtATCGGGGCCTTTGATACATAATCTGAATACATATAACAATAACATGCGCTTTGACCTCTGTGAAAGGGTTAATTCTGTTGCCCAGGGCATGGTGACCACCTTGGGCGTGACGAAGTACCTGGAAACACCTGCGGGTGAGGACGCTGTTATTGTCCAGGTGCTGAAGAAACAGGGAGCCGTGCCTTTTGTGAGGACCAACATTCCACAGAGTCTACTCAG TTACTCCTGCAGCAACCCGGTCTTTGGTAACACCGTGAACCCGCTTGACCCCGAGCGGACATCGGGTGGATCGTCAGGTGGGGAGGCGGCACTGATCAAAGCAGGAGGGTCGGTACTGGGGTTAGGGAGTGACGGGCTCGGAAGTGTCCGAATTCCCGCGCATTTCTGCGGGATCTGCGCACTCAAGCCTACTGGCCTGAGGATCAG TGACAGAGGTTTGCTGAAAGGAACTCCTGGAATACAGGGAG TTATTGCTGCTCCTGGTCTTCTGGCCAGAGATGTTGACAGTTTAGCCCTGGGTCTGAAGGCTCTGCTAGTACCGGACATGTTCCAACTGGACCCGCGGGTGGCACCCATACCATTCCAACAAGAGGTGGGACTTATCACAATACAAATTAATCTCTAA
- the LOC118423981 gene encoding fatty-acid amide hydrolase 1-like has translation MRIGYFTTMPCCPPTPSMGRAVIMAKEALEKAGHTLVAFDPPDDFRAVIDLTLRLVTADNGRTFSTKWLKDEVIDEYLERQIPLWTMPHFLRKIQGLILKPFWPRVAKMMSHRLIGSIYDLWQRLDEREKYIEQFLEELKKKNIDLILCPAFGMPACKPEHASKALAATVYCSLFNLLDFPAGVVPVTMVTEEDDRPLDDWRGYGNDLMDKVIKETTRGAVRLPVAVQCVALPWQEEKCLRLMKEVETLCPV, from the exons ATGCGGATAGGATATTTCACCACCATGCCGTGCTGTCCCCCCACCCCGTCCATGGGGAGGGCTGTCATCATGGCAAAGGAAGCCTTGGAGAAAGCTGGTCACACG CTGGTTGCCTTTGATCCACCAGATGATTTTCGAGCCGTTATTGACTTGACCTTGAGACTAGTCACAGCTGATAATGGACGGACGTTCTCTACAAAATGGCT GAAAGACGAGGTGATAGACGAATACCTTGAAAGGCAAATCCCTTTGTGGACAATGCCTCACTTTTTGCGCAAGATTCAAGGCTTAATTCTCAAGCCTTTT TGGCCAAGAGTTGCCAAGATGATGTCTCACAGGTTGATTGG GTCAATCTATGATCTGTGGCAAAGGTTGGACGAGAGGGAG AAGTACATTGAGCAATTTCTGGAAGAGTTGAAAAAGAAGAACATAGATCTGATTCTGTGTCCAGCGTTCGGCATGCCTGCGTGCAAACCGGAGCATGCTAGCAAGGCACTTG CCGCTACAGTCTACTGCTCACTCTTCAACCTCCTCGACTTTCCTGCCGGCGTTgttcctgtaaccatggtaacagaggaGGATGACAGGCCGCTGGATGATTGGCGTGGCTATGGAAACGACTTGATGGACAAGGTCATAAAAGAg ACAACCAGAGGCGCGGTCAGGCTGCCCGTGGCAGTTCAGTGTGTGGCGCTGCCGTGGCAGGAGGAGAAGTGCCTCAGGCTCATGAAGGAAGTGGAGACTCTGTGTCCcgtgtga